Proteins from one Geomonas agri genomic window:
- a CDS encoding tRNA1(Val) (adenine(37)-N6)-methyltransferase, giving the protein MTTTMTDKLIHCDERETLDELSGYDLRIIQPRHGYRFSVDPLLLADFAGVQEGESCADLGTGCGVIALLLARLAQKSSVTAIEFQQVMADIASRNVALNGLSDRVQIVEDDVISLKSRFPVDSFDLVVSNPPYRRPGTGKISPRRGRDEARHETSATLADFLAAAKYLVKPSGRICLIYHTCRLAELMAQAAGQKLAPLRLRMVHGNSQMDARMFMIELAKGRTGELKVEPPLLVRGEDGGYSSEKLRIYRKVEEP; this is encoded by the coding sequence ATGACGACGACGATGACCGACAAGCTTATTCATTGTGATGAGCGTGAAACCCTGGACGAACTGTCCGGGTATGACTTGCGCATCATCCAACCGCGGCATGGGTACCGTTTCTCGGTGGACCCGCTGCTTTTGGCGGATTTCGCCGGGGTGCAAGAAGGTGAGTCGTGCGCGGACCTCGGTACCGGCTGCGGCGTGATCGCACTGCTCCTGGCACGCCTGGCGCAAAAATCTTCGGTTACGGCGATCGAGTTTCAACAGGTGATGGCGGACATCGCTAGCCGCAATGTTGCGCTGAACGGGCTGTCCGACCGGGTCCAGATCGTCGAGGACGACGTCATCTCGCTGAAGTCACGCTTCCCGGTGGACAGCTTCGACCTGGTAGTGTCCAACCCGCCGTACCGTCGCCCGGGCACGGGGAAGATCAGCCCGCGTAGAGGGCGCGACGAGGCCCGCCACGAGACGAGCGCCACACTGGCCGATTTCCTGGCGGCGGCGAAATACCTCGTCAAGCCCTCCGGCCGTATCTGTCTCATCTACCATACCTGCCGGCTGGCGGAGCTGATGGCGCAGGCGGCCGGGCAAAAGCTCGCGCCCTTAAGGCTGCGCATGGTGCACGGCAACAGCCAGATGGACGCCCGCATGTTCATGATCGAATTGGCGAAAGGGAGAACCGGAGAGCTGAAGGTGGAGCCACCCTTACTGGTGCGCGGCGAGGACGGCGGGTACAGCAGTGAGAAGTTGAGGATCTATCGGAAAGTCGAAGAGCCGTAG
- a CDS encoding YfhO family protein gives MTDRKKDLLILSGLLAVLLIVFSKILFTTQIVRAPDILNEFYWGVKDFGSRPLWSMFRVDLSSAGWNPFINSGHTNEGGMASEQFLFFRNFVFWLIPAPESVAWYIVLQLFIGAAGVYSFCRLLGVGAWGSVLGGLVFAIAPENASLINAGHVMKIATITFAPWAFYFFEKAFRTRRLIYFLVTAFVLAYQFFHTHWQIAYYTCLAIAVYGIARSLCIVFADEGGKKEFGRLLALNLALLVFFLTTVAMSLVPLANWSKETNRGVNSGANVTASAGQGAAKGGLAREEAMSWSLPPEETAAFIIPGMFGFSRQEAGPNPSNIASYYWGRMNFTQTVSYMGLLPWLLLPLPLIFRRDRYTWLAFSAVVVGIFFSMGKYTPFYNLLFDHFPGINRFRVPKMMMFIPVLGLGVLSALGIDLLLDPTVRASRAFKRYLVGVVALPVLLLVLVGVEVTTGNFWIDKFLDILAQPTRYEPQSEKLVLQRWTNLVNETWIAAALAAIFAMVFALYERGKLTAKLLPFVLIGLFLVDTGRVNAKFMFLVDEPHKATAAKSPLVAFLAQQPKEFRTLPLNGDPMPYAAAGIPVMFTANAVQQRRWQEFLDNFNLASSMPDMLNVRYVVATKEQYEQDKAGLAGKYIPVFYSPDGAMVVLENKTVLPKAWLAPVAVQVQNPADALGMLQSPQFDARVNAIVESPPPIPMLGPGATAPATGPGLVRINKYEAEKIDLDATVTANSMLVMGEKYYKGWKATVDGKLAEIYPVNHVLRGIYLTPGMHKIEFVFDPTPFKIGKTLTLISFAVFAIFLGREVWQKRKRQLTMDN, from the coding sequence ATGACTGACCGCAAGAAAGACCTGCTGATCCTGTCCGGGCTCCTGGCAGTTCTCTTGATCGTTTTCTCAAAGATTCTTTTCACCACACAGATAGTTCGAGCTCCGGACATCCTCAACGAGTTCTATTGGGGCGTTAAGGATTTTGGCAGCAGGCCGTTGTGGTCGATGTTTAGGGTGGATCTCTCCAGTGCAGGCTGGAACCCGTTCATCAACTCCGGCCACACCAATGAAGGCGGGATGGCTTCCGAGCAATTCCTGTTTTTCCGCAATTTCGTCTTTTGGCTTATTCCAGCCCCGGAGAGCGTCGCCTGGTATATCGTGCTTCAGCTTTTTATCGGTGCTGCCGGTGTCTACTCTTTTTGCAGGCTGCTCGGTGTAGGGGCGTGGGGGTCGGTCCTTGGCGGCCTCGTCTTCGCCATTGCCCCGGAGAATGCCTCTTTGATCAATGCCGGCCACGTCATGAAGATAGCAACCATCACCTTTGCCCCTTGGGCTTTTTACTTCTTTGAAAAGGCGTTCAGGACCAGGAGGCTTATTTACTTTCTGGTGACCGCGTTCGTACTAGCCTACCAGTTCTTCCACACCCACTGGCAGATCGCCTATTACACCTGCCTCGCAATCGCCGTGTATGGTATTGCTCGTTCACTGTGCATCGTCTTTGCCGATGAGGGGGGCAAAAAGGAGTTCGGCCGCTTGCTGGCCTTGAACTTGGCCCTGTTGGTGTTCTTCCTCACGACGGTAGCCATGTCGCTGGTCCCCCTGGCCAACTGGTCCAAGGAGACCAACCGCGGGGTGAACAGCGGGGCAAACGTCACGGCTTCGGCCGGACAGGGTGCAGCGAAGGGTGGGCTTGCGCGGGAAGAGGCAATGTCCTGGTCCCTGCCCCCCGAGGAGACGGCTGCGTTCATCATCCCCGGTATGTTCGGATTCTCGCGCCAGGAGGCTGGGCCGAACCCTTCCAACATCGCCTCCTACTACTGGGGTAGGATGAACTTCACCCAGACGGTGAGCTACATGGGGCTGCTCCCCTGGCTGCTGCTCCCCCTGCCGCTCATCTTCCGCAGGGACCGCTATACGTGGCTGGCTTTCTCGGCGGTCGTGGTAGGGATTTTCTTCTCCATGGGGAAATACACTCCTTTCTACAACCTGCTCTTTGACCACTTCCCCGGCATCAACCGTTTCCGGGTCCCCAAGATGATGATGTTCATCCCTGTGCTGGGGCTGGGTGTGCTCTCCGCGTTGGGCATCGATCTGTTGCTCGACCCGACGGTGCGAGCCAGCCGAGCTTTCAAACGCTACCTGGTCGGCGTGGTAGCGCTTCCGGTGCTGCTGCTGGTGCTGGTTGGTGTGGAGGTGACCACCGGCAACTTCTGGATCGACAAGTTCCTCGACATCCTTGCACAACCGACCAGGTACGAGCCGCAAAGTGAGAAGCTGGTGTTGCAGCGCTGGACCAATTTGGTCAACGAGACCTGGATCGCCGCCGCTCTTGCTGCCATTTTCGCCATGGTCTTCGCCCTGTACGAACGCGGCAAGCTGACCGCGAAGCTGCTCCCCTTCGTGCTCATCGGGCTGTTCCTGGTGGATACCGGGCGGGTCAACGCCAAGTTCATGTTCCTGGTCGATGAGCCGCACAAGGCTACCGCGGCCAAGTCGCCCCTTGTTGCGTTTTTGGCCCAGCAGCCTAAGGAGTTCCGCACCTTGCCGTTGAATGGCGATCCCATGCCCTATGCCGCGGCCGGCATCCCGGTCATGTTCACCGCCAACGCGGTGCAGCAGCGGCGCTGGCAGGAATTCTTGGATAACTTCAACCTCGCCTCCAGCATGCCGGATATGTTGAATGTGCGCTATGTGGTGGCTACCAAGGAGCAGTACGAGCAGGACAAGGCTGGCCTTGCCGGTAAATATATCCCGGTCTTCTATTCTCCTGACGGAGCGATGGTGGTGCTGGAAAACAAGACGGTGCTGCCCAAGGCGTGGCTCGCCCCGGTAGCGGTGCAGGTCCAGAATCCCGCCGATGCCCTGGGGATGCTGCAGAGCCCGCAGTTCGATGCGCGCGTGAACGCCATTGTCGAGTCACCTCCGCCGATCCCGATGCTGGGGCCTGGTGCCACTGCCCCGGCGACCGGTCCCGGACTGGTGCGTATCAACAAGTACGAGGCCGAGAAGATAGATCTCGACGCCACGGTGACGGCGAACTCGATGCTGGTGATGGGGGAGAAATACTACAAGGGGTGGAAGGCGACAGTTGATGGCAAGCTGGCCGAGATCTATCCGGTCAACCACGTGCTGCGTGGCATCTACCTGACCCCCGGGATGCACAAGATCGAGTTTGTCTTCGATCCGACACCCTTCAAGATCGGCAAGACCCTGACCCTGATTTCCTTTGCCGTCTTCGCGATCTTCCTTGGCCGGGAAGTCTGGCAGAAAAGGAAACGTCAATTGACAATGGACAATTGA
- a CDS encoding glycosyltransferase family 4 protein — MKIVFLAPFGIRPKGTVIARMIPLAAELQTLGHEVVIVAPPYTNPEDSGKTEVVRGVRLVNVELGPKHKALAAPFLAWRMLRAALKEKPDLVHLFKPKGYGGITAMFLISLQRLGIRTPPLFLDTDDWEGEGGMNELHDYSSVEKRFYRFQEQWITRRALGVTLASRGLEHLVRQMGVRQEDLLYLPNCVTAAPAGDGKAVRARLGIAADAPVLLLYTRFFEFSQEKLHFIFAEIHRRVAGVRFLVVGKGGYGEEDLLLQAARESGFDDALVMAGWVAPETIPDYLAAGDVAVYPFADTLVNRTKCPAKLTEILLAGTAVVADRVGQLAEYIDDGRSGVLCDPDDWREMVDRAVDLLNSGVRQRELGEAGRVHLVTRFNWRDAAQSLHLFYQRAMRIIPH, encoded by the coding sequence GTGAAGATCGTGTTTCTGGCGCCGTTCGGGATACGTCCCAAGGGGACCGTCATTGCCCGAATGATACCATTGGCCGCTGAGCTACAGACGTTGGGACATGAAGTCGTTATCGTCGCGCCTCCTTACACCAACCCCGAAGACTCCGGGAAGACCGAGGTGGTTCGAGGGGTGCGGCTTGTCAATGTCGAACTCGGACCTAAGCACAAGGCACTGGCAGCCCCATTTCTTGCCTGGCGCATGTTGCGGGCGGCGCTCAAAGAAAAACCTGATCTCGTCCATCTTTTCAAACCCAAGGGGTATGGCGGCATCACCGCGATGTTTCTCATTTCCTTACAGCGCCTTGGCATACGGACGCCGCCGCTGTTCCTGGATACTGACGACTGGGAAGGGGAAGGAGGCATGAACGAGCTCCATGACTACTCCAGCGTCGAAAAGCGCTTTTACCGTTTCCAGGAGCAATGGATCACCCGGCGTGCCCTGGGGGTAACGTTGGCGAGCCGTGGGTTGGAGCATCTGGTCCGCCAAATGGGGGTGCGGCAAGAGGACCTGCTGTACTTGCCCAATTGCGTCACGGCTGCACCGGCCGGCGACGGCAAGGCGGTCCGCGCCAGGCTGGGGATCGCAGCCGATGCCCCTGTCCTGTTGCTATACACCCGCTTCTTCGAGTTCAGCCAGGAGAAGCTGCATTTTATCTTTGCAGAGATACACAGGCGGGTTGCCGGTGTCCGATTCCTGGTGGTGGGCAAGGGGGGGTACGGCGAGGAAGACCTGTTGCTTCAGGCGGCCAGGGAATCAGGTTTTGACGATGCCTTGGTGATGGCGGGGTGGGTGGCACCTGAAACCATCCCGGATTACCTTGCCGCTGGTGATGTGGCGGTTTACCCGTTCGCCGACACGCTGGTGAACCGCACCAAGTGTCCGGCGAAACTGACGGAGATCCTTTTGGCGGGAACAGCTGTGGTCGCCGATCGGGTGGGCCAACTGGCCGAGTATATCGACGACGGCCGATCAGGTGTGCTGTGCGATCCTGACGACTGGCGCGAAATGGTGGACCGGGCCGTCGATTTGCTTAACTCCGGGGTGCGGCAGCGCGAGTTAGGGGAGGCCGGGCGGGTTCATCTTGTGACAAGGTTCAATTGGCGGGATGCCGCCCAATCCCTCCACCTTTTTTACCAGCGTGCCATGAGGATCATCCCGCACTGA
- a CDS encoding glycosyltransferase family 2 protein, whose product MSVLLSVLIPVYNWNVSRLVLQLIEEADAFGLWEKVEVILLDDGSPDREVAATNEEFCLKHPRLHLEYGSLGRNVGRSAIRNMLASKASGAFLLFLDCDILPDSDRFLGSYLGYAETDDFDAVCGGVSYRTRVLYDAGYDYHAYLGNKKEVKSASKRNREPWRHILTSNIMVRKSVFEATTFDERFTGYGYEDIEWGIRLSQQYRILHADNTVSHLGLASKATVYQKMRASVPNYLLLKELCPKAFHASAVSRLVRLLTAAPAPLLSAADHLLKNAFSSCGSNRLSFILFQINFAVLLAAALKAKGIEGPPRDAAAGGAS is encoded by the coding sequence ATGTCTGTTCTCCTCTCCGTACTGATCCCTGTGTACAACTGGAATGTGTCGCGTCTAGTGCTGCAACTCATTGAAGAGGCTGACGCCTTCGGACTCTGGGAGAAGGTAGAGGTCATCTTGCTGGACGATGGTTCACCTGACCGCGAGGTCGCAGCTACCAACGAGGAGTTTTGTTTAAAGCACCCCCGCCTCCACTTGGAATATGGCTCATTGGGTCGCAATGTCGGGCGGTCTGCCATAAGGAACATGTTGGCCTCTAAGGCGAGCGGCGCTTTCTTGCTGTTTCTGGATTGTGACATCTTGCCGGACAGCGACAGGTTTCTTGGCAGCTACCTCGGGTATGCAGAAACAGATGACTTTGATGCGGTCTGCGGTGGTGTAAGCTACCGGACCCGGGTCCTATATGATGCGGGCTATGACTACCACGCCTATCTTGGCAACAAAAAGGAAGTCAAGTCCGCGTCGAAACGGAACCGGGAGCCTTGGCGTCACATTCTTACCTCCAATATCATGGTCAGAAAAAGCGTCTTTGAGGCTACTACTTTCGATGAGCGTTTTACTGGCTATGGCTATGAAGACATTGAATGGGGGATCCGTCTTTCCCAGCAGTACCGCATCTTGCACGCAGACAACACGGTTTCACACCTTGGGTTGGCATCGAAGGCGACGGTTTACCAGAAGATGCGCGCGTCGGTTCCAAATTACCTACTGCTCAAAGAACTCTGCCCCAAGGCTTTCCATGCTTCTGCTGTCAGCAGGTTGGTCCGCCTGTTGACAGCCGCTCCGGCACCGCTTCTGAGCGCGGCGGATCATTTGTTGAAAAATGCCTTCTCGTCGTGTGGCTCAAACAGGCTTTCTTTTATCTTGTTCCAGATAAACTTCGCAGTTTTGTTGGCAGCTGCCCTCAAGGCAAAAGGTATAGAAGGCCCACCGCGTGATGCCGCCGCTGGAGGTGCATCGTGA
- a CDS encoding glycosyltransferase, which yields MSPFNPRISIVIPVYNGSDFLREAIDSALAQTYRNIEILVVNDGSRDDGKTEAIAVSYGDKIRYFPKQNGGVASALNHGIREMTGAYFSWLSHDDLYYPAKTEEQVRLLETLGRETIIYSDFEYIDSKGNFLGIKKAGAAQSHGIKYSLVMEGSINGCTVMIPRQCFDKVGLFDESLRTTQDFDMWFRLAAQFPFCHQPLHLVKSRVHPNQGSLTIPGHQVEQDDLYCNAISTFCDKDLPPGQRGAMASFYIKAAIRFTSIGCDKAAVLARERFRSCWLKDSPGRIAANSALAAEHAVLRLLYRNEVAKKAVKKLNRLLSGLR from the coding sequence TTGAGTCCCTTCAATCCTCGAATTTCCATTGTCATTCCCGTCTACAACGGCTCCGATTTCCTGCGTGAAGCAATAGATAGCGCGTTGGCTCAGACGTATAGGAATATTGAGATCTTGGTCGTCAACGACGGGTCTCGTGACGATGGAAAGACAGAAGCTATAGCAGTCTCATACGGTGACAAAATCCGGTATTTCCCCAAGCAAAACGGCGGCGTTGCGTCCGCCCTAAACCATGGCATCCGGGAGATGACGGGGGCGTATTTTTCTTGGCTTAGCCATGACGACCTTTATTATCCCGCCAAGACTGAAGAACAGGTTCGGCTGCTGGAAACATTGGGCAGGGAAACGATCATCTATAGCGACTTCGAATACATCGACTCCAAAGGAAACTTCCTCGGTATCAAGAAGGCCGGGGCCGCGCAGTCACACGGGATCAAATACTCGCTGGTCATGGAGGGGAGTATCAATGGCTGTACGGTGATGATCCCTCGTCAGTGCTTTGACAAGGTCGGCCTTTTCGATGAATCCCTCAGAACTACGCAGGACTTCGATATGTGGTTCCGGCTTGCTGCGCAATTCCCGTTTTGCCACCAACCGCTGCATCTGGTGAAGTCAAGAGTGCACCCTAATCAGGGGTCGTTGACGATTCCGGGGCACCAGGTGGAGCAGGACGATCTTTACTGTAATGCGATCTCCACCTTTTGTGACAAGGATCTCCCCCCCGGGCAAAGGGGTGCAATGGCGTCCTTCTACATAAAAGCCGCCATCCGTTTTACCAGCATCGGTTGCGATAAGGCGGCTGTTCTGGCCAGGGAAAGGTTTAGGTCCTGCTGGCTCAAGGATTCTCCTGGAAGGATTGCTGCAAATAGTGCTCTGGCTGCAGAACACGCGGTGCTGCGGTTGTTGTATCGGAACGAAGTGGCAAAAAAGGCAGTGAAGAAGCTGAACCGGTTGTTATCGGGGCTGAGGTAA
- a CDS encoding glycosyltransferase: MKLLLIALPDSVHTARWISQLSDLGWEIHLFPSKDLGLIHPQMAGVKAYVPLYGKRRCSRTVRICGLPVFNDFLSKGISSAVSKMAGYRQFQLNRLLRVIRKVKPDLIHCLELQQAGYLALEAKKLYSGTFPPLIVTNWGSDIYLFGRLPGHESRIRELLAASDYYSCECRRDVCLAKAYGFNGTVLPVFPNAGGFDMEQVQRLRQRGPVSDRRLIMLKGYQHWAGRALVGLRALERCADVLGEYEVAVYGASADVVLAAELFSKSTGIATKIIPLNSPHEEILRHHGLARVSIGLSISDGISTSLLEALVMGAFPIQSWTACADEWIEDGVTGLMVPPEDPDVIEKAIRRALADDAMVENAAQRNYELAQNSLAHSILKQKAVELYQTVLDDLRLSGDVRCEEKP; the protein is encoded by the coding sequence ATGAAGCTGCTGTTAATTGCTCTTCCGGACAGCGTCCACACCGCGCGGTGGATATCCCAACTCTCAGATTTGGGTTGGGAAATCCACTTGTTCCCAAGTAAGGATCTGGGGCTAATCCATCCACAGATGGCTGGCGTAAAAGCGTATGTTCCTCTGTATGGGAAACGTAGGTGCAGTCGGACAGTCAGGATATGTGGTCTGCCGGTCTTTAACGATTTCCTCTCTAAGGGGATTAGTTCTGCGGTTTCAAAAATGGCGGGGTATCGGCAGTTCCAGTTGAACAGGCTTCTCAGAGTGATCCGAAAGGTGAAGCCGGACCTGATCCATTGTCTCGAGCTACAGCAGGCAGGGTACCTCGCTTTAGAGGCAAAAAAACTTTACAGTGGGACCTTTCCCCCCTTGATAGTGACGAACTGGGGGAGCGACATCTACCTTTTTGGACGTCTGCCTGGGCATGAGTCAAGGATTAGGGAGTTGCTGGCTGCTAGTGACTATTACTCGTGTGAGTGTCGGCGTGATGTCTGCCTTGCCAAGGCTTATGGCTTCAACGGCACCGTGCTTCCTGTGTTCCCTAATGCTGGGGGATTCGACATGGAGCAGGTGCAGCGGTTACGGCAGCGCGGACCAGTTTCTGACCGTCGCTTGATCATGCTTAAGGGGTACCAGCACTGGGCGGGGCGTGCCTTGGTCGGGCTTCGTGCCTTGGAGCGGTGCGCGGATGTCCTTGGAGAATATGAGGTCGCGGTCTATGGGGCATCAGCGGACGTGGTCTTGGCCGCGGAGCTGTTTTCAAAATCAACCGGAATTGCCACGAAGATCATTCCACTTAACTCTCCTCACGAGGAGATTCTGCGCCATCATGGGCTAGCGCGAGTTTCGATAGGGCTCAGCATCAGTGACGGTATCAGTACCTCCCTGTTAGAGGCTTTAGTCATGGGGGCGTTTCCTATACAGTCCTGGACTGCATGTGCTGACGAATGGATCGAAGACGGCGTGACCGGCCTGATGGTCCCCCCCGAAGACCCGGATGTCATTGAAAAGGCGATCCGCAGGGCACTTGCAGATGATGCTATGGTGGAAAATGCAGCCCAACGCAACTACGAGCTTGCACAAAATAGCCTCGCTCACTCGATCTTGAAGCAAAAGGCGGTGGAACTATACCAGACAGTCTTGGATGATCTGAGGTTATCTGGTGATGTGCGTTGTGAGGAGAAGCCTTGA
- a CDS encoding glycosyltransferase: MKKIGIVSHVLPPSPSGQSMVLHRLLSPIGPESYCLISSGPKHDTGEAACAPLDADYFYLPKTRLLPPVGLPWLSALFVCINLLWVVWRRSRHIEDVARREQCEALVACTGEFYDLPAAFLACKRLNIPFIAYVFDDYAYQWLGVRRSIAKRLERILLSAAAAVIVPNEYLQKEYGARHGIGCTVIHNPCDLPDLEKLDSGPKAFGEGVSIVYTGAIYHAHYDAFANLIDALRVLRRHDVKLHLFTAQSEQELAEHGIAGPHVVHHPHVPQREVARILRQADILFLPLAFHSPIPEVIRTSAPGKTGEYLAVGRPVLVHALPDSFIAWYFRDNDCGVVVDRHDAKMLAGAIEALVSNPQRMAELGLKARRRAQIDFDVVGARSQFIAVLRDAGSRGTA; this comes from the coding sequence TTGAAAAAGATCGGCATCGTATCCCACGTACTGCCGCCGTCGCCTTCGGGGCAATCGATGGTTCTACACCGGCTTTTAAGCCCGATAGGGCCGGAAAGCTATTGTCTCATTTCGAGTGGCCCCAAGCACGACACTGGAGAAGCCGCTTGCGCTCCACTCGATGCCGACTATTTTTACCTGCCAAAGACGAGGCTGTTGCCGCCCGTCGGTCTCCCGTGGCTGTCCGCCCTGTTCGTGTGCATTAACCTGCTGTGGGTAGTGTGGAGGCGATCCCGGCACATAGAAGATGTGGCAAGGCGCGAACAGTGCGAGGCGCTCGTGGCGTGCACTGGGGAATTTTATGATCTGCCAGCCGCGTTTCTGGCTTGTAAGCGCCTGAACATCCCGTTCATTGCGTATGTCTTTGATGACTACGCCTACCAGTGGCTAGGGGTCAGGCGCAGTATCGCAAAGCGGTTGGAGCGCATACTGTTGTCGGCAGCGGCTGCTGTTATCGTCCCCAACGAATACCTGCAGAAGGAGTACGGGGCCAGGCACGGCATCGGCTGCACCGTTATCCACAACCCCTGCGATCTGCCGGATCTGGAAAAGCTGGACAGTGGCCCGAAGGCATTCGGGGAGGGCGTGAGCATTGTATATACAGGTGCCATTTACCATGCCCATTACGACGCCTTTGCCAACCTCATCGATGCACTCCGGGTTTTGAGGCGGCACGACGTGAAGCTGCATCTGTTCACCGCCCAATCCGAACAAGAATTGGCGGAACATGGGATAGCGGGACCACACGTTGTCCATCATCCTCATGTTCCACAGCGCGAAGTCGCGAGGATTTTACGACAAGCCGACATTCTATTCCTCCCGCTGGCATTTCATTCCCCTATACCTGAGGTGATAAGAACGTCCGCACCTGGCAAAACGGGTGAATATCTCGCGGTGGGGCGCCCCGTACTCGTGCATGCATTGCCCGATTCGTTCATTGCCTGGTATTTCCGGGACAACGATTGTGGCGTCGTTGTTGACCGGCATGATGCGAAGATGCTCGCTGGCGCGATTGAAGCATTAGTGTCGAACCCACAACGGATGGCAGAACTGGGGCTCAAAGCAAGGAGACGGGCGCAGATCGATTTCGATGTGGTAGGCGCACGCTCGCAATTCATTGCGGTGTTGAGGGACGCCGGTTCTAGGGGGACAGCATGA
- a CDS encoding flippase — translation MNQAWVSYLPGFLRKRVEGRHELQRVLNNTGWLFGDRLLRMGVGLLVGIWIARYLGPSRYGLLSYAASLVGIFTSLAILGLEGIIVRDLVRFPDREGEILGTTFSLRLLAGICSYLLVIATVFILRSDDSVSQMMVAVMGSVLVFNSADTIDLWFQSKVRSKYVVYAKNGAFLLSSLLRLALVLMKAPVIAFATANAIEAALGAVGLLYVYHRDGQMVRRWKTSLALARELLKDSWPLVLSGVVYMISLRIDQVMLGQMADTHEVGIYASAVKVAEIWFFIPTALVTSVFPNIVKAKESSEEEFYGRLQKLYNLLAFTGYAIAIPTTLLGGVVIHLLYGDAYIAAAPMLTFLIWSDLFINIGVARNSYLLAMGWSWCYFWMAVSGMVINVALNLVLIPRYGGAGAAIATCISYWVAAHGACYFYKPLHRSGGMITRALLCPKFW, via the coding sequence ATGAACCAGGCGTGGGTTAGCTATCTGCCGGGATTCCTGCGCAAGCGGGTTGAAGGGCGACATGAACTGCAGCGAGTGCTTAACAACACAGGCTGGCTTTTCGGTGACCGCCTGCTCCGGATGGGGGTAGGGCTCCTGGTAGGGATCTGGATCGCCCGCTACCTCGGGCCGTCCCGGTACGGGCTGTTGAGCTACGCGGCGTCGCTGGTGGGGATTTTTACGTCGCTGGCGATTCTCGGGCTGGAGGGGATCATTGTCCGGGACCTGGTGCGTTTCCCGGATCGGGAAGGGGAGATACTGGGTACCACCTTCTCTTTGAGGCTGTTGGCCGGGATCTGTTCCTATCTGCTGGTCATTGCCACGGTCTTTATTCTCCGCTCTGACGATAGTGTCTCGCAGATGATGGTTGCGGTAATGGGGTCCGTGCTGGTCTTTAATTCTGCCGATACCATTGACCTCTGGTTCCAGTCCAAGGTGCGGTCGAAGTATGTGGTCTACGCCAAAAACGGCGCTTTTCTGCTGAGCTCCCTTCTCAGGCTGGCCCTGGTGCTGATGAAGGCTCCGGTGATTGCCTTTGCAACTGCCAACGCGATAGAGGCGGCTCTTGGTGCGGTTGGTCTGTTGTACGTCTATCACCGGGATGGACAAATGGTCAGGCGCTGGAAGACGAGCCTTGCTCTTGCTCGCGAACTGTTGAAGGATTCCTGGCCTTTGGTGCTTTCCGGGGTGGTTTACATGATCTCACTCAGGATAGACCAGGTAATGCTCGGCCAGATGGCCGATACGCATGAAGTCGGTATTTACGCTTCGGCCGTCAAGGTGGCGGAGATCTGGTTCTTCATTCCTACCGCGCTGGTCACTTCTGTCTTTCCCAACATCGTGAAGGCGAAGGAATCGAGCGAGGAGGAATTCTATGGCCGGCTGCAGAAGTTGTATAACCTGCTTGCATTCACAGGGTACGCAATTGCGATTCCGACCACGTTACTGGGCGGCGTCGTCATCCACCTGCTTTACGGCGATGCCTACATCGCCGCCGCACCGATGCTTACCTTCCTGATCTGGAGCGATTTGTTCATTAACATTGGTGTGGCACGAAACTCCTACCTGCTGGCCATGGGATGGTCCTGGTGTTACTTCTGGATGGCCGTCTCGGGGATGGTGATCAACGTCGCGTTAAATCTCGTCCTGATACCCCGTTACGGTGGGGCGGGGGCAGCAATAGCAACCTGTATTTCTTATTGGGTCGCGGCTCATGGTGCTTGTTACTTCTATAAACCTCTGCATAGGTCGGGAGGCATGATAACCAGGGCGCTGCTCTGCCCCAAGTTTTGGTAG